One region of uncultured Sulfurimonas sp. genomic DNA includes:
- a CDS encoding integrase domain-containing protein, producing MSNANGIGSSKIDSRNNSNQTGENGHKVSDKAHSVKEVQNLRSVTNQYINHVKENYEGKVASNINADSAKSFLEAKSQSVSGGTLNTYSSLMNKVADNLNKDNIGSLNRADIQSIKNELKERVELKSEHINRAYNNPHAIKAEMQNSTMSISADLQHEAGLRANDAIDSSKWTINPNNTITINGSKGGNDYTTRELSQNTIDKAQSAINANYKANYTEYKEALKEAVEATGQTWDKNGTHGLRYDFAQERVQELIKDGKTQDEANGQTSLEMGHSRLDITNHYTDH from the coding sequence ATGAGTAATGCCAATGGAATTGGCAGCAGCAAAATTGATAGCAGAAATAATAGCAATCAAACGGGCGAAAACGGACATAAAGTAAGCGATAAAGCTCATTCAGTAAAAGAAGTTCAGAATCTAAGAAGCGTTACAAATCAGTATATAAATCATGTAAAAGAAAATTATGAGGGCAAAGTCGCTAGTAATATAAATGCTGATAGTGCAAAAAGTTTTTTGGAAGCTAAATCACAGTCGGTATCAGGAGGAACACTTAACACTTATTCAAGCCTTATGAATAAAGTCGCTGATAATCTAAATAAAGACAATATCGGCTCTTTAAACCGTGCAGACATACAAAGTATCAAAAATGAATTAAAAGAGCGTGTAGAGCTTAAATCAGAGCATATTAACAGAGCTTACAATAACCCCCATGCTATTAAAGCAGAAATGCAAAACTCAACAATGAGTATAAGTGCAGATTTACAACACGAGGCAGGACTAAGAGCAAATGACGCAATAGATAGCAGTAAATGGACTATAAACCCCAATAATACAATAACAATTAACGGAAGCAAAGGCGGTAATGACTACACAACGAGAGAACTAAGTCAAAACACCATTGACAAGGCACAAAGTGCTATAAATGCAAACTATAAAGCAAATTATACGGAGTATAAAGAAGCTTTAAAGGAGGCAGTAGAAGCAACAGGGCAAACATGGGATAAAAACGGAACACATGGACTAAGATATGATTTTGCACAAGAGAGAGTGCAAGAATTAATTAAAGACGGAAAAACACAAGACGAAGCGAACGGACAAACTTCGCTAGAAATGGGACACAGCAGATTAGACATAACTAACCATTACACAGACCACTAA
- a CDS encoding replication/maintenance protein RepL gives MSKIIKYEQTETNKVYDNETGKVKTVEEKTISNKKVDTEPNFIKLYISDICKLNNIPKSTNTILNELLKYTSYQNEIYLNVGIKKRMVTALNTTMPTLNNAISKLTKADMLKRIDTGIYKLNPYIFGKGNWTDIKAIRMLWTYNDNGRRLSGIDIDNTNYEEELKDF, from the coding sequence ATGTCAAAAATCATTAAATATGAGCAAACAGAAACAAATAAAGTTTACGATAACGAAACTGGAAAAGTTAAAACAGTTGAAGAGAAAACAATATCTAATAAAAAAGTTGATACAGAGCCAAATTTTATAAAATTATATATATCAGATATATGTAAGTTAAACAATATACCCAAAAGCACTAATACAATTTTAAATGAATTGTTAAAATATACAAGCTATCAAAATGAAATATATCTAAATGTTGGTATTAAAAAAAGAATGGTAACTGCTTTAAACACAACAATGCCAACACTTAATAATGCTATATCAAAATTGACAAAAGCAGATATGCTTAAAAGAATTGATACTGGTATTTACAAGCTTAATCCATATATTTTTGGTAAAGGTAATTGGACGGATATTAAAGCCATAAGAATGCTGTGGACTTACAACGACAACGGCAGAAGATTATCAGGCATAGATATAGATAACACAAATTACGAAGAAGAGTTAAAAGACTTTTAA
- a CDS encoding cation transporter: protein MKKSFKALNIKCGGCASTVKESLKKDFDKVEVDLSQEPRVVSLEIKDDEHEKLFRKKMRSLGYPLSDEELGVFTSTGLKAKSFVSCAVGKMNQE, encoded by the coding sequence ATGAAAAAAAGTTTTAAAGCATTAAATATAAAATGTGGAGGTTGCGCAAGCACTGTAAAAGAATCACTAAAAAAAGATTTTGATAAAGTTGAAGTGGATTTAAGTCAAGAGCCTAGAGTAGTAAGCTTAGAGATAAAAGATGATGAACATGAAAAATTATTCCGTAAAAAGATGCGAAGCTTAGGTTATCCTCTTAGCGATGAAGAGTTGGGAGTTTTTACTTCAACAGGCCTTAAAGCAAAGAGTTTTGTGTCGTGTGCTGTGGGAAAAATGAATCAAGAATAG
- the truC gene encoding tRNA pseudouridine(65) synthase TruC, translating into MFENYELEILYRDDYIVCINKPSGLLVHKSMIDKHEIYYAMKMLRNQIGQWVYPVHRLDKPTSGVLLFALDKESAKIMSEQFKQKTTTKTYICVVRGYTDASGLINHALKEKLDKIADKDAREDKEPQEAITEYERLETVELDFKVGRYDKTRYSLVKVKPQTGRKHQIRRHLKHISHHILGDTNYGRGEHNKFIREKFDCHRLLLHAISLEFMHPYTKNILHIDAKVDETFNSILDSFFPQHTTQNSLL; encoded by the coding sequence ATGTTTGAAAATTATGAACTAGAGATTTTATATAGGGACGATTATATCGTTTGTATTAACAAACCAAGTGGGCTTTTAGTTCATAAATCTATGATAGATAAACATGAAATATACTATGCCATGAAGATGCTACGAAATCAAATAGGACAATGGGTATATCCAGTCCATAGACTTGATAAACCAACTTCTGGAGTGCTTCTGTTTGCCCTTGATAAAGAGAGTGCAAAAATTATGTCTGAACAATTTAAGCAAAAAACTACAACAAAAACTTATATTTGCGTTGTTCGTGGATATACAGATGCTTCAGGGCTGATAAATCATGCACTTAAAGAGAAACTAGACAAGATAGCTGATAAAGATGCAAGAGAAGATAAAGAGCCTCAAGAAGCCATAACGGAGTACGAAAGACTTGAGACTGTAGAACTTGATTTTAAAGTTGGAAGATACGATAAAACTCGTTATTCACTTGTAAAAGTTAAGCCTCAAACGGGTAGAAAACATCAAATAAGAAGACATTTAAAACATATTTCACATCATATTTTGGGTGATACAAACTATGGAAGAGGAGAACACAACAAATTCATAAGAGAAAAATTTGATTGTCACAGACTACTCTTACATGCCATATCTTTAGAGTTTATGCATCCTTATACAAAAAATATTTTGCACATAGATGCTAAAGTTGATGAAACATTTAACTCTATTCTTGATTCATTTTTCCCACAGCACACGACACAAAACTCTTTGCTTTAA